In Akkermansia muciniphila, one DNA window encodes the following:
- a CDS encoding NAD(+) synthase produces MFGYYRLASAVPQLRVADVDYNVNQLTEGFRKAAEQQAAAVVFPELCITGYSCGDLFFQPNLRKAALDGLLRFAEATEGSGTIAVVGLPFLHEDALYNTAAIVQSGRILALVPKTVLPNYREFYEKRQFTSGKELGTGVKDVTVNGMRIPFGTGIVFHEESSPFSFGVEICEDLWSVIPPSSQLALLGARAILNPSAGTELTGKAAYRRELVRQQSGRCLCAYVLSSAGVHESTTDTVFGGHSLIADNGRPAAEGERFCRESTLIFADVDFERLEAARLSESSFNDSKSLFPAGNALHLVLPEQVPGAPGLEYAFNPARPFLPSPSRRRERCEEIISIQTAGLAKRMEYTCAQRLVIGISGGLDSTLALLISARACRALKRPASDILAVTMPGFGTTDRTHDNAVTMCRLLGVELREIPISECCLRHFADIGHDPAERTTTYENVQARERTQILMDLANKIGGLVVGTGDLSEIALGWSTYNGDHMSMYAVNCSIPKTLIRCLIEHIAEGSSPELAATLADINSTPVSPELLPPSDDGTIEQKTEDVLGPYDLHDFFLFHFIKYGAEPDKILYLAEHAFRGEFQPDFIRRCLGIFIRRFFRQQFKRSCMPDGPKVGTISLSPRGDWRMPSDACGTVWEKAISHY; encoded by the coding sequence ATGTTCGGATATTACAGACTTGCCTCCGCCGTCCCCCAGCTCCGCGTGGCTGATGTGGACTACAATGTCAACCAACTTACGGAGGGATTCCGGAAAGCCGCGGAACAGCAGGCGGCGGCCGTCGTTTTCCCGGAACTGTGCATTACGGGCTATTCCTGTGGAGACCTTTTTTTCCAGCCGAACCTGAGGAAAGCGGCCCTGGACGGTCTGCTCCGCTTTGCGGAAGCCACGGAAGGCTCCGGCACGATTGCCGTGGTGGGCCTGCCTTTCCTTCATGAAGACGCCCTGTACAATACGGCGGCGATAGTTCAGTCCGGCCGCATTCTGGCGCTGGTGCCCAAAACCGTGCTCCCCAACTACCGGGAATTCTACGAAAAGCGTCAATTCACCTCCGGCAAGGAATTGGGTACAGGGGTGAAGGACGTCACAGTCAATGGGATGCGTATCCCGTTCGGGACGGGAATCGTTTTTCATGAAGAATCCTCTCCCTTCAGTTTTGGCGTGGAAATATGCGAAGACCTGTGGAGCGTCATTCCTCCCAGTTCCCAACTGGCTCTTCTGGGGGCCAGAGCCATTCTCAACCCTTCCGCAGGAACGGAACTCACAGGCAAGGCAGCATACAGGAGGGAACTGGTCAGACAGCAGAGCGGCAGATGCCTCTGCGCCTATGTCCTTTCCTCCGCAGGTGTGCATGAATCCACCACGGACACCGTATTCGGCGGCCATTCCCTCATTGCGGACAACGGCAGGCCAGCAGCGGAGGGGGAACGGTTCTGCAGGGAAAGTACCCTCATCTTTGCGGACGTGGATTTTGAACGGCTGGAGGCGGCGCGCCTCTCTGAAAGCTCCTTCAATGACAGCAAATCCCTTTTCCCCGCCGGGAACGCCCTGCATCTGGTCCTGCCGGAACAGGTTCCCGGAGCGCCCGGCCTGGAATACGCTTTCAACCCGGCACGGCCCTTCCTGCCTTCTCCGTCCCGCCGCCGGGAACGGTGTGAGGAAATCATCTCCATCCAAACGGCAGGTCTGGCCAAAAGAATGGAATATACCTGCGCGCAACGGCTCGTCATCGGCATCTCCGGCGGGCTGGACTCCACACTGGCCCTGCTCATCAGCGCCCGCGCCTGCCGGGCGCTGAAGCGGCCGGCCTCGGACATTCTGGCCGTGACGATGCCCGGCTTCGGCACCACGGACAGAACCCATGATAATGCCGTAACCATGTGCCGCCTTCTGGGCGTGGAACTCCGGGAAATCCCCATCTCGGAATGCTGCCTCCGGCACTTCGCCGACATCGGGCACGACCCCGCCGAACGTACCACCACTTATGAAAACGTCCAGGCCCGCGAACGCACGCAAATTCTGATGGATCTGGCCAATAAAATCGGGGGGCTGGTCGTGGGAACAGGGGACCTGTCGGAAATTGCTCTGGGATGGAGCACCTACAATGGGGACCACATGTCCATGTACGCGGTCAACTGCTCCATTCCGAAAACGCTGATACGCTGCCTCATTGAACACATCGCGGAAGGATCATCCCCGGAACTGGCAGCAACCCTTGCGGACATCAACAGCACCCCCGTCAGTCCGGAACTCCTGCCGCCGTCGGACGACGGCACCATTGAACAGAAAACGGAAGACGTGCTTGGGCCTTACGACCTGCACGACTTTTTCCTCTTCCACTTCATCAAATACGGGGCGGAACCGGATAAAATCCTGTACCTGGCGGAACATGCCTTCCGCGGCGAATTTCAGCCGGACTTCATCCGCCGCTGCCTCGGCATCTTCATCCGCCGTTTCTTCCGTCAGCAATTCAAGCGCAGCTGCATGCCGGACGGCCCCAAGGTGGGCACCATTTCCCTTTCCCCGCGCGGGGACTGGCGCATGCCTTCCGACGCCTGCGGGACCGTGTGGGAAAAAGCCATCTCCCACTACTGA
- a CDS encoding DMT family transporter encodes MSWIYLVLAGLCEIGWPLGFKLSQTPGTGPGKFAACIACSVFSMVLSGFLLWLAQRSIPIGTAYAVWTGIGALGTFLIGILWFGDSTNIWRMLAASFLLIGIIGLKLAPGH; translated from the coding sequence ATGTCCTGGATTTATCTGGTGTTGGCCGGTCTCTGCGAGATCGGGTGGCCTCTGGGTTTCAAACTTTCTCAAACGCCCGGCACAGGGCCCGGCAAATTCGCCGCCTGCATCGCCTGCTCCGTTTTCAGCATGGTTCTGAGCGGTTTTCTTTTGTGGCTTGCCCAGCGGAGCATCCCCATCGGTACTGCTTATGCGGTGTGGACCGGCATTGGCGCGCTGGGAACGTTCCTGATTGGCATTCTGTGGTTCGGGGATTCCACCAATATCTGGCGCATGCTGGCGGCCTCCTTCCTTCTGATAGGCATTATCGGGTTGAAGCTGGCCCCCGGGCATTGA
- a CDS encoding restriction endonuclease subunit S: protein MIKYKKFKIGQLFDVELSKGDLKESHTISSPETGYIPLVSAGDTNNGVVGYVDGVGDGKAQMFPANAITVDMFCKAYFHSQKFYAVSHGRVNILIPRFHMNVYKGLYLCSVINGERYRFNYGRAVYSSVIKRLEISLPVNNCEEPDWEYMESYVKELPSLNVCLSKLDNTASCHNSDPLLKIKQLLVRERGENELLRSIIQWKKFRIGSLFHLQKGKRLTDADKVEGKLPFIGAIDSSNGVSAYIDEQPIHSGNVITINYNGSVGEAFYQPVPFWASDDVNVLYPNGWELNPAIGLFICTVIRNEKYRFSYGRKWKLDRMEESEIWLPSDKQGNPDWQYMEDYIKSLPAGDKLENL, encoded by the coding sequence ATGATAAAATACAAAAAGTTCAAGATAGGTCAATTATTTGATGTTGAATTGTCAAAAGGGGACTTGAAAGAATCACATACGATTTCGTCACCAGAAACAGGTTACATTCCATTGGTGTCAGCAGGTGACACTAATAATGGTGTTGTGGGATATGTAGACGGCGTAGGAGATGGGAAAGCACAAATGTTTCCTGCAAATGCTATAACAGTAGATATGTTTTGCAAGGCATATTTCCATTCGCAAAAATTTTATGCAGTTTCCCACGGGAGGGTAAACATTCTTATTCCTCGTTTTCACATGAATGTTTATAAAGGATTGTATCTTTGCTCCGTCATAAACGGCGAGCGTTATCGTTTTAATTATGGGCGAGCAGTATACAGCAGTGTAATTAAGAGATTGGAAATTTCATTACCTGTGAATAATTGCGAAGAGCCAGATTGGGAATACATGGAAAGTTATGTAAAAGAACTTCCATCATTAAATGTCTGTTTATCCAAATTAGACAATACAGCATCATGTCATAATAGCGACCCGCTTTTGAAAATAAAACAATTGTTAGTTAGAGAGAGGGGAGAGAATGAACTATTACGAAGTATAATACAGTGGAAGAAGTTCAGAATTGGAAGTTTGTTTCATTTACAAAAAGGCAAACGTTTGACTGATGCTGATAAGGTAGAGGGCAAGTTACCATTCATAGGAGCAATAGATAGCAGTAATGGCGTATCTGCCTATATTGATGAACAGCCTATACATTCAGGAAATGTAATAACAATAAATTATAATGGGTCGGTAGGTGAAGCATTTTATCAGCCTGTTCCATTTTGGGCTTCTGATGATGTCAATGTTCTTTATCCTAATGGATGGGAATTGAACCCTGCTATTGGTCTTTTTATCTGCACGGTAATACGTAATGAAAAATACCGTTTTTCCTATGGTAGAAAATGGAAATTAGACCGCATGGAAGAATCTGAGATATGGCTTCCGTCAGACAAGCAAGGGAATCCAGATTGGCAATACATGGAAGATTACATTAAGTCTCTTCCTGCTGGCGATAAATTAGAAAATTTGTAA
- a CDS encoding HsdM family class I SAM-dependent methyltransferase, with the protein MRSIDNEQIGGGSRLSRNRVDVIASVGRTQLQSNIENDEWSYNELLKKKKIDRNLVTVNGTIHKNLDLRFADDRVSVLIETKQNYDTCLDAAMQQLQCYVEFEKVLVRHNRIIAILANTNDNRIMVWRGDVCEENFLKEETELRSFSGYREVFFGRENNKDKVIRSTYELNELLHGLGIEEALRSQFVGTCLLALKRLKPEEFDYNRLTTKAIIASMEDCLEGLLEHNLHKGEKLARLKNNILEAQSVKRLSSENFIEILDKIKKEILPFINDKTSRGQDILNLFFTTFNKYVGKKDKNQAFTPDHIVHFLCKVANVNRNSRVLDPCCGSGAFLVRALTEAIDDCNGNIADEQKVKKEQIYGIEDEDYAFGLSTTNMLIHGDGNSNVIKANCFEREDWIQDAQINTVLMNPPYNAQRIKCHPAYTKKWSKGKKKDEDPTKGFHFVEYIANTVGKGKLVALLPMACAIGNDKEIRAIKERMLQKHHLDAVFSLPNDVFHPGATVCACCMVFDLGVRHESAPIKETFFGYFKDDGFVKRKNYGRVEKEEGLWNKIEEHWLDLYRKKHSVEGMSAVRKVTADEEWLCEAYMETDYSQLQQSDFEKVLRDYIAFQIQTSNAL; encoded by the coding sequence ATGCGAAGTATTGATAATGAACAGATTGGAGGGGGTAGCAGACTTTCCAGAAACCGAGTTGATGTAATTGCCTCGGTTGGGCGAACTCAGTTACAAAGTAATATTGAGAACGATGAGTGGAGTTACAATGAACTTCTGAAAAAGAAGAAGATTGACAGAAATTTGGTGACTGTCAATGGGACAATTCATAAGAATCTGGATTTAAGATTTGCAGATGACCGAGTATCTGTTCTCATTGAAACAAAACAGAATTATGATACTTGCCTAGATGCAGCAATGCAGCAATTGCAATGCTATGTAGAATTTGAAAAGGTTTTAGTTAGACATAATCGCATTATCGCCATTCTTGCTAATACTAACGATAATCGCATCATGGTATGGCGAGGAGATGTTTGTGAGGAAAATTTCTTAAAGGAAGAGACTGAACTGCGCTCATTTAGTGGTTATAGAGAAGTCTTCTTTGGTAGGGAAAATAACAAAGATAAAGTAATTCGTAGTACATATGAATTAAATGAATTACTGCATGGATTGGGAATTGAAGAAGCGTTACGAAGCCAATTTGTTGGAACATGCCTACTTGCATTAAAACGCCTTAAACCAGAGGAGTTTGATTATAACCGCTTAACAACAAAGGCAATTATTGCTTCAATGGAGGATTGTTTGGAAGGTCTGCTTGAACATAATCTCCATAAAGGTGAGAAGTTAGCGCGATTGAAGAATAATATCCTTGAAGCACAGTCGGTAAAGAGATTATCAAGCGAGAATTTTATTGAAATTTTAGATAAGATTAAGAAGGAAATCTTACCATTTATCAATGATAAGACCAGTAGAGGGCAAGATATTCTTAACCTTTTCTTTACAACCTTCAATAAGTATGTGGGCAAGAAGGATAAGAATCAGGCGTTCACGCCCGACCACATCGTTCATTTCTTGTGTAAAGTAGCTAATGTCAATAGAAATTCACGAGTTCTTGACCCTTGTTGCGGAAGTGGTGCTTTTTTGGTAAGAGCATTGACAGAAGCGATTGATGATTGCAATGGAAACATCGCCGATGAACAAAAGGTGAAGAAAGAGCAAATATATGGCATCGAAGATGAAGACTATGCCTTTGGATTATCTACTACGAATATGTTAATTCATGGGGATGGTAATTCAAATGTGATAAAGGCTAACTGTTTTGAGCGGGAGGATTGGATACAGGATGCTCAGATAAACACAGTTCTAATGAATCCCCCATATAATGCCCAACGCATTAAATGTCATCCAGCCTATACAAAAAAATGGAGCAAAGGGAAGAAGAAAGACGAAGACCCAACAAAAGGCTTCCACTTTGTTGAATACATTGCTAATACAGTGGGTAAGGGCAAATTAGTTGCGTTGCTACCAATGGCGTGCGCTATCGGTAATGATAAGGAGATTCGAGCAATTAAGGAACGGATGCTACAAAAACACCATTTAGATGCGGTATTCTCTTTACCTAACGATGTATTCCATCCTGGTGCTACTGTGTGTGCCTGTTGCATGGTATTTGATTTAGGTGTTCGTCATGAGTCTGCACCTATCAAAGAGACTTTCTTCGGTTACTTTAAGGATGATGGATTTGTAAAAAGAAAGAATTACGGGCGAGTAGAAAAGGAAGAAGGATTATGGAATAAGATAGAGGAACATTGGCTTGACTTATATAGGAAGAAACACAGCGTGGAAGGCATGTCCGCAGTAAGAAAGGTAACAGCAGATGAAGAATGGCTATGTGAAGCATATATGGAAACAGACTACTCTCAACTGCAACAATCTGACTTTGAAAAAGTGTTGAGAGATTATATTGCATTTCAAATTCAAACAAGTAATGCATTATGA
- a CDS encoding IS1595 family transposase: MKNEAITKLIKEFKSLSVSEREKFIDFVTANSSPSDFKFIVDTKLADGIVCPHCGAKGKGVRKSGYQKNGRPRFYCFHCNKKFSITTNGVLYYSKKDFSVWKEFISCFLHGFSVRKSAEICGINKNTAFLWRHKLCDSLVGIMDGVSLSGIVEADETYFRVSYKGNRQAFKNGSVDRKKRKRGTSILHRNRKRGLSREQVCVPCAINRSGLSVSKISGLGKASHDGISSVISGHISKGSILCADGATAYDTLAANKGLERVSVSSYGLYNIQRMNSYHSRLKGFIDRFNGVSTKHLNGYLVYNNFANHAKETYTEKVRILTNHICSVKCFTKRTKVSDRPVIPMVA; encoded by the coding sequence ATGAAGAACGAAGCCATAACAAAGTTAATCAAAGAGTTCAAGTCGCTCTCTGTATCAGAAAGAGAGAAGTTTATTGACTTTGTTACTGCTAATTCATCGCCTTCTGACTTCAAGTTTATTGTTGATACGAAACTTGCCGATGGTATCGTTTGCCCTCATTGTGGAGCAAAAGGAAAAGGCGTAAGAAAAAGTGGATACCAGAAGAACGGTCGTCCTCGCTTCTATTGCTTTCATTGTAACAAAAAGTTCTCCATTACCACTAACGGTGTTCTCTACTACTCCAAAAAGGACTTCTCCGTCTGGAAAGAGTTTATCTCCTGCTTCCTCCATGGATTCTCTGTTCGTAAGTCCGCTGAAATCTGTGGTATCAACAAGAATACCGCTTTCCTTTGGAGACACAAACTCTGTGATAGCCTCGTGGGTATTATGGACGGTGTTAGCCTTTCTGGTATCGTTGAAGCCGATGAGACCTACTTCCGTGTGAGTTACAAGGGCAACCGTCAAGCGTTCAAGAATGGTAGCGTGGATAGAAAGAAGCGTAAGCGTGGTACTTCCATTCTCCACAGGAACAGAAAGCGTGGTTTATCTCGTGAGCAAGTCTGTGTTCCGTGCGCTATTAACCGTTCTGGTCTGTCCGTTTCCAAGATTAGTGGATTAGGTAAGGCTTCCCATGATGGTATCTCCTCTGTTATCAGCGGTCACATCTCCAAGGGTTCAATCCTTTGTGCAGATGGTGCTACTGCTTATGATACATTGGCAGCAAACAAGGGTTTGGAGCGTGTGAGTGTGAGTTCCTATGGTCTTTACAACATTCAGCGTATGAACTCCTATCACAGCCGACTGAAGGGCTTTATTGACCGTTTCAACGGAGTTTCCACAAAACATCTGAATGGCTACTTGGTTTATAACAACTTCGCCAATCACGCCAAAGAGACTTACACGGAGAAGGTAAGAATTCTTACCAATCACATTTGTTCGGTCAAGTGTTTCACCAAGAGAACAAAAGTGAGTGACCGTCCTGTGATTCCTATGGTTGCTTGA
- a CDS encoding porin family protein — protein sequence MNTKTIITSLGLMGLSCTAQAASSDPWNYYRMGGNYSSAYSTRYDSNFGMSIRGMYGFHSGNDYGIDMPDLYGAQLGLHANIPAGSVFHELSFNLGALTGSKTYEGELKWKQQVFPFTAGYSFNVPLSDSATFYLGGKIGLHYYKQELSGGGGKVSESDSSGTYSALIGFKFAVTEKTDIVIGYEITKYWSDVDPYHFITVGFSWSF from the coding sequence ATGAACACGAAAACCATCATCACCAGTTTGGGGCTTATGGGCCTCTCATGTACCGCACAGGCCGCCTCTAGTGACCCTTGGAACTATTATAGAATGGGAGGGAATTATAGTTCCGCATATTCAACACGGTATGATTCCAATTTTGGAATGAGCATTAGAGGAATGTACGGATTCCATTCGGGGAATGATTATGGAATAGATATGCCAGACCTGTACGGTGCCCAATTAGGACTTCACGCTAACATTCCAGCGGGTTCTGTTTTCCATGAATTATCTTTCAATCTCGGCGCGCTTACAGGTTCTAAAACCTACGAAGGGGAGTTGAAATGGAAACAACAGGTATTCCCATTTACCGCTGGATATTCTTTTAATGTCCCCTTATCTGATTCTGCCACTTTCTATTTAGGCGGCAAAATAGGCCTTCATTATTATAAACAGGAACTCTCTGGAGGTGGAGGAAAAGTATCTGAGTCTGATTCTAGTGGAACTTACTCGGCATTAATCGGTTTCAAATTTGCTGTTACAGAAAAAACAGACATCGTTATTGGATATGAAATAACGAAATACTGGTCAGATGTTGACCCATACCACTTTATCACAGTTGGCTTTAGCTGGTCATTCTAA